A part of Melittangium boletus DSM 14713 genomic DNA contains:
- a CDS encoding TadE/TadG family type IV pilus assembly protein, giving the protein MLRKKSPSTDAQSGQAAVEAALTLPLTLFLILGTLQFFLLLQARTLTEYAVFRAVRTGSVKHGDCVAMTHAAIAALLPTFARTDSPEALGKAFGRHNDNQYHGSEHTGPIVWLTRERPLRAEIPTDEEESFDDPARYGSLRDVMRLESRIIFWFPMRIPFANWVLNRMFLARWGLRNYTAHNPLLLTETAHWDERSSAGFDAAIARELVDRSNRREYVFPLQASYSMRMMTPARRTFFRTQNCAPTPEGL; this is encoded by the coding sequence ATGCTGAGGAAGAAGAGTCCCTCCACGGACGCCCAGTCCGGACAGGCGGCGGTCGAGGCGGCGCTGACGCTCCCCCTGACCCTCTTCCTCATCCTGGGAACGCTCCAGTTCTTCCTGCTGCTGCAGGCGCGCACGCTGACCGAGTACGCGGTGTTCCGCGCCGTGCGCACGGGCAGCGTGAAGCATGGGGATTGCGTGGCCATGACCCACGCGGCCATCGCCGCGCTGCTGCCCACCTTCGCCCGGACCGACTCCCCCGAGGCGCTCGGCAAGGCCTTCGGCCGCCACAACGACAACCAGTACCACGGCTCGGAGCACACCGGCCCCATCGTGTGGCTCACCCGCGAGCGGCCCCTGCGCGCGGAGATCCCCACGGACGAGGAGGAGTCGTTCGATGATCCCGCGCGCTACGGCAGCCTGCGGGACGTGATGCGCCTGGAGTCGCGCATCATCTTCTGGTTTCCCATGCGCATCCCCTTCGCCAACTGGGTGCTCAACCGCATGTTCCTGGCCCGCTGGGGGCTGAGAAACTACACCGCCCACAACCCCCTGCTGCTCACCGAGACGGCCCACTGGGACGAGCGCTCGAGCGCCGGGTTCGACGCGGCCATCGCGCGCGAGCTCGTCGACCGCTCCAACCGCCGCGAGTACGTCTTCCCGCTCCAGGCCAGCTACAGCATGCGCATGATGACGCCCGCGCGCCGCACCTTCTTCCGCACGCAGAACTGCGCGCCCACTCCAGAGGGACTATGA
- a CDS encoding sigma-54-dependent transcriptional regulator, with protein sequence METLLIVDDDLSLLESLKMHFEDIEQDGEPRYHVVTATRASEGLRLAQESLPSVVILDMKLPDRTGLDIIEEMKSLCGDARIILVTAFHDMETTIRAMKAGAFDYIHKPFADLAALDIVVARALEYRQLSRRAATVNVESAAARLGDIVGTSPLMQQLVKEIGKVAGSHATVLIHGESGTGKELIARVIHNYSYDEVKPFIGINCSAIVDTLLESELFGHEKGAFTGANAVKPGKFELAEDGTIFLDEIGDMSLMLQAKLLRVLQEREFERVGGVKRIKLRARVIAATHRNLTEEVASGRFREDLWQRLKVITLQLPPLRERRDDIPPLVHHLLERINEKVHKRVTRVPPEVLEHLTRLPWRGNVRELENVLTRAVVLAPGEVLLAENLPALEPAPPEHGAHPTQGQPPGSFLPSFLGSPIADASHIPTLEEAERMLIQLTLNVTKGHKGKTCQILGISRPTLERKLQKYGVRQDHQS encoded by the coding sequence ATGGAGACGCTTCTCATCGTCGATGACGACCTGTCGCTGCTCGAGTCCTTGAAGATGCACTTCGAGGACATCGAGCAGGACGGAGAGCCGCGCTACCACGTGGTGACCGCGACGCGTGCGTCCGAGGGGTTGCGGCTGGCGCAGGAGAGCCTGCCCAGCGTGGTCATCCTCGACATGAAGCTGCCGGACCGCACCGGCCTGGACATCATCGAGGAGATGAAGAGCCTGTGCGGCGACGCCCGCATCATCCTCGTCACGGCCTTTCACGACATGGAGACCACCATCCGGGCCATGAAGGCCGGGGCCTTCGACTACATCCACAAGCCCTTCGCGGACCTGGCGGCCCTGGACATCGTGGTGGCGCGCGCGCTGGAGTACCGCCAGCTGTCGCGCCGCGCCGCCACGGTGAACGTGGAGAGCGCCGCGGCGCGCCTGGGCGACATCGTGGGGACGAGCCCCCTCATGCAGCAGCTCGTCAAGGAGATCGGCAAGGTGGCCGGCAGCCACGCCACCGTGCTCATCCACGGCGAGAGCGGCACCGGCAAGGAGCTCATCGCCCGCGTCATCCACAACTACTCCTATGACGAGGTGAAGCCCTTCATCGGCATCAACTGCTCGGCCATCGTGGACACGCTCCTGGAGAGCGAGCTGTTCGGCCACGAGAAAGGGGCCTTCACCGGCGCCAACGCCGTCAAGCCGGGCAAGTTCGAGCTGGCCGAGGACGGCACCATCTTCCTGGATGAGATTGGCGACATGTCGCTCATGCTCCAGGCCAAGCTCTTGCGCGTGCTGCAGGAGCGCGAGTTCGAGCGCGTGGGCGGCGTCAAGCGCATCAAGCTGCGCGCGCGCGTCATCGCCGCCACCCACCGCAACCTGACGGAGGAGGTGGCCAGCGGACGCTTCCGCGAGGACCTCTGGCAGCGCCTCAAGGTCATCACCCTGCAACTGCCGCCCCTGCGCGAGCGGCGCGACGACATCCCCCCGCTCGTGCACCACCTGCTCGAGCGCATCAACGAGAAGGTGCACAAGCGCGTCACCCGGGTGCCCCCCGAGGTGCTCGAGCACCTCACGCGCCTGCCCTGGCGGGGCAACGTGCGTGAATTGGAGAACGTGCTCACGCGTGCGGTGGTGCTCGCCCCGGGAGAGGTCCTGCTCGCGGAGAACCTGCCCGCCCTGGAGCCCGCGCCCCCCGAGCACGGCGCCCACCCCACCCAGGGCCAGCCCCCGGGCTCCTTCCTGCCCTCCTTCCTCGGCTCCCCCATCGCCGACGCCAGCCACATTCCCACCCTGGAGGAGGCGGAGCGGATGCTCATCCAGCTCACCCTGAACGTCACCAAGGGGCACAAGGGCAAGACGTGTCAGATATTGGGTATCAGTCGCCCCACCCTGGAGCGCAAGCTGCAGAAGTACGGTGTGCGACAGGATCATCAGTCCTGA
- a CDS encoding pilus assembly protein TadG-related protein — MNRRPRGQALVLLALTMLLLVLMVCVTLSFSMRVREKMEAQSLADLAAYSSAVATARTFNSIALLRRAETGHMVAMTATMSLVSWTSMMRANLNAARVATQGCPEATAALEALESQEEEISSKWDELDASAGVQSLNIQLLAFHLAMMQSEMLGRLKDSVSGGDKSFATQMTKLASEGSRFPRELHAGPTPISVRELDQALGGNDFALDMAMASRGYGFITKRQGVGPLGAAGGILGALASVGGVLNVSRGGGSAYWSRSSYGLFNAGHGGRADGTYFSYAEDHATVRVTFPALPMCAPMTFFARAFVRATDLNDTSDDHAWSPVIPGKGHADPGMEKQYRHTLLPCDDPRYCPNTFVGGLAYNTGDHSDDNNWAQPKLFSLVQRDYVVRGPNSDPWNLSFRFHLGKQGYGAFDNNGFTTGQGIPVGTQSALATGMAYYHRRGHWNEPPNLWNPFWRATLVSADIDRQGDLRYGGGDVPATVGATAAEAFQHLIRNGYRGVH; from the coding sequence ATGAACCGCCGTCCCCGTGGACAAGCCCTCGTCCTGCTCGCGCTGACGATGCTGCTGCTCGTCCTGATGGTGTGCGTCACGCTCTCCTTCTCCATGCGGGTGCGCGAGAAGATGGAGGCCCAGAGCCTGGCGGACCTGGCCGCCTACAGCAGCGCGGTGGCCACGGCGCGCACCTTCAACAGCATCGCCCTGCTGCGCCGCGCCGAGACGGGCCACATGGTGGCCATGACCGCGACCATGAGCCTGGTGAGCTGGACCAGCATGATGCGCGCCAACCTCAACGCCGCGCGCGTGGCCACCCAGGGCTGCCCCGAGGCCACCGCCGCCCTCGAGGCCCTGGAGAGCCAGGAAGAGGAAATCTCCAGCAAGTGGGACGAGCTGGACGCGAGCGCCGGGGTGCAGTCCCTCAACATCCAGTTGCTGGCCTTCCACCTGGCGATGATGCAGTCGGAGATGCTCGGCCGGCTCAAGGACTCCGTGAGCGGCGGGGACAAGTCCTTCGCCACCCAGATGACGAAGCTCGCCAGCGAGGGCAGCCGCTTCCCCCGGGAGCTGCACGCGGGGCCCACCCCCATCTCCGTGCGCGAGTTGGATCAGGCGCTCGGGGGCAATGACTTCGCCCTGGACATGGCCATGGCCTCGCGCGGGTACGGCTTCATCACCAAGCGCCAGGGCGTGGGGCCCCTGGGAGCCGCCGGAGGCATCCTCGGGGCCCTGGCCTCCGTGGGGGGCGTGCTCAACGTGAGCCGGGGCGGAGGCAGCGCCTACTGGAGCAGGAGCTCCTATGGGCTGTTCAACGCGGGACACGGCGGCCGGGCGGACGGCACCTACTTCTCCTACGCCGAGGACCACGCCACCGTGCGGGTCACCTTCCCCGCCCTCCCGATGTGCGCGCCCATGACGTTCTTCGCCCGGGCCTTCGTGCGCGCCACCGACTTGAACGACACGAGCGACGACCACGCCTGGAGCCCCGTCATCCCCGGCAAGGGCCACGCGGATCCGGGCATGGAGAAGCAGTACCGGCACACCCTCCTGCCTTGCGACGACCCCCGCTACTGCCCCAACACCTTCGTCGGCGGCCTCGCCTACAACACCGGCGACCACTCGGACGACAACAACTGGGCCCAGCCCAAGCTCTTCTCGCTCGTGCAACGCGACTACGTGGTGCGCGGCCCGAACAGCGATCCGTGGAACCTGAGCTTCCGCTTCCACCTGGGCAAGCAGGGCTACGGCGCGTTCGACAACAACGGCTTCACCACCGGCCAGGGCATCCCCGTGGGCACGCAGTCCGCGCTCGCCACGGGCATGGCCTACTACCACCGGCGCGGCCACTGGAACGAGCCCCCCAACCTCTGGAATCCCTTCTGGCGCGCCACGCTCGTGTCCGCGGACATCGACCGCCAGGGAGACCTGCGCTACGGCGGCGGCGATGTGCCCGCCACCGTGGGCGCCACCGCGGCCGAGGCCTTCCAGCACCTCATCCGCAACGGCTACCGGGGAGTGCACTGA
- a CDS encoding sensor histidine kinase, translating to MTLHLLQAVQLSWSPRLRITRAEGDCEGVLRRPASEFLDRPLEAVLGTSPEKARLLDTLAREERRAVEFLSGTFGQEDAVPLRLALGMDTGEATAVVLDLRALLRHAPPVQLSGLASQLSHELRNPLSSVKMAVQTLARNTGLSERDQRRLTIANREVRTLERMLWVLSEYARDSTPTMEPHAPRSLVEEAVALVAPELAERHVEVRVDEAPDIPRVRMDTNRLRPVLAQVLLNVAMGQAQGGQVVVSIRPGPPGRVSLVLEDPSGTLSEKERGSLFVPFESSLARGAGLSLAALRRVLVHQGAEVSAEAGPEAGTVFTLTFSV from the coding sequence ATGACTCTCCACCTGTTGCAAGCCGTCCAGCTCTCATGGTCCCCCCGCCTGCGGATCACTCGCGCGGAGGGCGACTGCGAGGGGGTATTGCGACGTCCCGCTTCCGAGTTCCTGGACCGGCCCCTGGAGGCAGTCCTGGGAACGAGCCCCGAGAAGGCCCGGCTGCTGGACACCCTGGCTCGCGAGGAGCGCCGGGCCGTGGAGTTCCTGTCGGGGACGTTCGGCCAGGAGGACGCGGTGCCGCTGCGGCTGGCGCTCGGAATGGACACGGGCGAGGCCACCGCGGTGGTGCTCGACCTGCGCGCCCTGCTGCGCCACGCCCCGCCCGTGCAGCTGTCCGGGCTCGCCTCGCAGCTGAGCCACGAGCTGCGCAACCCCCTGAGCTCCGTGAAGATGGCGGTGCAGACGCTCGCGCGCAACACGGGCCTGTCCGAGCGGGATCAACGCCGGCTGACCATCGCCAACCGCGAGGTGCGCACCCTGGAGCGGATGCTGTGGGTCCTGTCCGAGTACGCCCGGGACAGCACCCCCACGATGGAGCCGCACGCCCCGCGCTCCCTGGTGGAGGAGGCCGTGGCGCTGGTGGCCCCGGAGCTGGCCGAGCGCCACGTGGAGGTGCGCGTGGACGAGGCCCCGGACATCCCCCGGGTGCGGATGGATACGAACCGGCTGCGGCCGGTGCTCGCCCAGGTGCTGCTCAACGTGGCCATGGGCCAGGCGCAGGGAGGTCAGGTGGTGGTGTCCATCCGTCCCGGGCCCCCGGGCCGCGTGTCGCTCGTGCTGGAGGATCCCTCGGGAACGCTGTCCGAGAAGGAGCGCGGCTCGCTCTTCGTGCCCTTCGAGTCCAGCCTGGCGCGCGGGGCCGGACTGTCACTCGCCGCCCTGCGCCGCGTGCTGGTGCACCAGGGGGCCGAGGTCTCCGCCGAGGCGGGCCCCGAGGCGGGCACGGTGTTCACGCTCACGTTTTCCGTTTGA
- a CDS encoding pilus assembly protein — translation MPPIQRTPRGQSLVELTLGIIIFITVLMFGIHFAEVGYLSIKVHEAAVSPLWDSTALRVHRMVGNPSKIGNFDTFPGIPLQLEINANARYVDFDGRSSTPRGNPSISHLFTRIDGMKVRCVREDRIAFDLPRGSPPSMLSAVKGDFGKVPPGTIPGSSNESVLTGVYENMGGVTCAAEARLESLPALPLSFLEGEGGFFSEKHAKKLRMKVCSVGRAAPGEECKGRFGILLGDFAFADTDVSGHCPLQPERPDQPCAQNTAFYYAAKKVFDNNRRAAGRDSSRLAEYFVGYSPIDEGGFFMSYRGEEDNYIERDTPAGEAKDMMDRPRNTGGVEHKPTALRRASNRCFLGLNKC, via the coding sequence ATGCCACCCATCCAACGGACCCCCCGGGGCCAGTCCCTGGTGGAGCTGACCCTGGGCATCATCATCTTCATCACGGTGCTGATGTTCGGCATCCACTTCGCCGAGGTGGGCTACCTGTCCATCAAGGTGCACGAGGCGGCGGTCTCGCCCTTGTGGGACAGCACCGCCCTGCGGGTGCACCGCATGGTGGGCAACCCGTCGAAGATTGGCAACTTCGACACCTTTCCCGGCATCCCGCTCCAGCTCGAGATCAACGCCAACGCGCGCTACGTCGACTTCGACGGGCGCAGCTCCACCCCTCGGGGCAACCCGTCCATCTCCCACCTCTTCACCCGCATCGATGGCATGAAGGTGCGCTGCGTGCGCGAGGACCGCATCGCCTTCGATCTGCCCCGGGGCAGCCCGCCCTCCATGCTCTCCGCCGTGAAGGGGGACTTCGGCAAGGTCCCTCCCGGCACCATCCCGGGCAGCTCCAACGAGAGCGTCCTCACGGGCGTCTACGAGAACATGGGAGGCGTCACCTGCGCCGCCGAGGCCCGCCTCGAGTCGCTGCCCGCCCTGCCCCTGAGCTTCCTCGAGGGCGAGGGGGGCTTTTTCAGCGAGAAGCACGCCAAGAAGCTGCGCATGAAGGTGTGCTCGGTGGGCCGCGCGGCTCCGGGCGAGGAGTGCAAGGGCCGCTTTGGCATCCTCCTCGGGGACTTCGCGTTCGCCGACACCGACGTGAGCGGCCACTGCCCCCTCCAGCCCGAGCGGCCGGATCAGCCATGCGCGCAGAACACCGCCTTCTATTACGCGGCGAAGAAGGTGTTCGACAACAACCGGCGCGCCGCCGGCCGCGACTCCTCGCGCCTCGCCGAGTACTTCGTGGGCTACAGCCCCATCGACGAGGGCGGCTTCTTCATGAGCTACCGGGGCGAGGAGGACAACTACATCGAGCGCGACACCCCCGCCGGCGAGGCCAAGGACATGATGGATCGGCCCCGGAACACGGGCGGCGTGGAGCACAAACCCACCGCGCTGCGCCGTGCCTCCAACCGGTGCTTCCTGGGACTCAACAAATGCTGA
- the mrpC gene encoding Crp/Fnr family transcriptional regulator MrpC has translation MHGFNRPLGPIGSNVVAPIQTTSSGMLVTANKLVPGQEAIDFKGYFKVESFPHNSVIYRPGDTTDRVYLLKSGRVRLMRLGKNSSRSVVSILRPGDLFGELFRPEGTPVEEMAIASGEAEVWSIEGRDFRAQLEARPALAVDVVRAYAERVRALRKRVLGLTFKEVPARLADTLLTLAEAHGERCPHGGETDLRGITQQDLADLVGASRSFVSTLINEMKRDGVLGNVGRILCIRDQKALRKLASKEK, from the coding sequence ATGCACGGTTTCAATCGCCCCCTCGGTCCCATCGGTTCCAACGTCGTCGCCCCCATCCAGACCACCAGCTCCGGCATGCTCGTCACCGCCAACAAGCTGGTCCCCGGTCAGGAGGCCATCGACTTCAAGGGCTACTTCAAGGTCGAGTCCTTCCCGCACAACTCGGTCATCTACCGCCCGGGAGACACGACCGACCGCGTGTACCTGCTCAAGAGCGGCCGCGTGCGCCTGATGCGCCTGGGCAAGAACAGCTCGCGCTCGGTGGTGAGCATCCTGCGCCCCGGCGACCTGTTCGGCGAGCTGTTCCGCCCCGAGGGCACCCCGGTGGAGGAGATGGCGATCGCCAGCGGCGAGGCCGAGGTGTGGAGCATCGAGGGACGTGACTTCCGCGCCCAGCTGGAGGCCCGGCCGGCCCTGGCGGTGGACGTGGTGCGCGCCTACGCCGAGCGCGTGCGTGCCCTGCGCAAGCGCGTGCTGGGCCTGACCTTCAAGGAAGTGCCGGCCCGCCTGGCGGACACGCTCCTCACGCTGGCCGAGGCCCACGGCGAGCGCTGCCCGCACGGCGGCGAGACGGACCTGCGCGGCATCACCCAGCAGGACCTGGCGGACCTCGTGGGCGCCTCGCGCTCGTTCGTCTCCACGCTCATCAACGAGATGAAGCGCGACGGGGTGCTCGGCAACGTGGGCCGCATCCTCTGCATCCGCGACCAGAAGGCCCTGCGCAAGCTCGCGTCCAAGGAGAAGTAG
- a CDS encoding MutS-related protein translates to MRGPVTTPSPDALSPHFTYTERRATAEAELKRLDALSARYANLRAVVFTAGAAVALAVMFGRLPKTGWWAAGAALVGYIVLAVVHHQVFLREERQRQYVQLNTRGLARLTRGWHDFAERGERFLVGSHLYAADLDVFGQGSVFQLMNETATRAGEERLAAWLSRPAGVAQVRARQEAARELVPRMDLRQDVCVEARAVAKEKADPGLFIQWAESGPSLTGIRWARSVAVVLPLLTLSLYVLGQLGAAPRSLWWGGLLAQLAVVALTRKPLRAMEELMSAGERGFVRYAPVFERVERERFEHPELRRVQSGMQPETREPVSARLKRFSFLYSFVEFKRHQFHPVVHLFTLWDVHALFALERWREQHGAQVRGWFEALAELEALSCLAGLAHDRPGFIWPALEEAGPKVETLGVGHPLLDEPVPNDVSLPGPGCALILTGSNMSGKTTLLRALGLNAVLALAGAPVCARAFTLSPLQVLTSMRVKDSLERGVSYFYAEVQRIKAVLDAAAAAQGQALFLLDEILLGTNTRERQIASREVLRLLLATGASGGVTTHDLSLASLADEHAGRVMNMHFRDHLEEGKMVFDYRLRPGVVDTTNALRVLKMAGVPVEDPTPDAVRHE, encoded by the coding sequence ATGCGCGGGCCCGTGACCACACCGTCCCCCGACGCCCTGTCCCCACATTTCACGTACACCGAGCGCCGCGCCACCGCCGAGGCCGAGCTCAAGCGGTTGGATGCGCTCAGCGCCCGCTACGCCAACCTGCGCGCCGTGGTGTTCACCGCCGGAGCCGCGGTGGCGCTCGCCGTCATGTTCGGCCGCTTGCCGAAGACGGGCTGGTGGGCGGCCGGGGCCGCGCTGGTGGGGTACATCGTGCTGGCGGTGGTGCACCACCAGGTGTTCCTGCGCGAGGAGCGGCAGCGGCAGTACGTCCAGCTCAACACCCGGGGGCTCGCGCGGCTCACGCGGGGCTGGCACGACTTCGCCGAGCGCGGCGAGCGCTTCCTGGTGGGCTCGCACCTGTACGCGGCGGACCTGGACGTCTTCGGCCAGGGCAGCGTCTTCCAGCTCATGAACGAAACGGCCACCCGGGCGGGCGAGGAACGGCTCGCGGCGTGGCTGTCCCGGCCGGCGGGGGTGGCCCAGGTCCGGGCCCGGCAGGAGGCGGCGCGCGAGCTCGTCCCTCGGATGGACCTGCGCCAGGACGTGTGCGTGGAGGCGCGCGCGGTGGCCAAGGAGAAGGCGGACCCGGGCCTCTTCATTCAATGGGCGGAGAGTGGCCCCTCGCTCACGGGCATCCGCTGGGCGCGCTCCGTCGCGGTGGTGCTGCCCCTCCTCACCCTGTCGCTCTACGTCCTGGGCCAGCTCGGCGCCGCGCCCCGCTCGCTCTGGTGGGGCGGACTGCTCGCCCAGCTCGCGGTGGTGGCGCTGACGCGCAAGCCGCTCCGGGCCATGGAGGAGCTGATGAGCGCGGGCGAGCGGGGCTTCGTGCGCTATGCCCCCGTCTTCGAGCGCGTGGAGCGCGAGCGCTTCGAGCACCCCGAGCTGCGCCGGGTGCAGTCGGGCATGCAGCCCGAGACGCGCGAGCCCGTGTCCGCCCGGTTGAAGCGCTTCAGCTTCCTGTACTCCTTCGTGGAGTTCAAACGGCACCAGTTCCACCCGGTGGTCCACCTGTTCACCTTGTGGGACGTGCACGCCCTGTTCGCGCTGGAGCGCTGGCGCGAGCAGCATGGCGCCCAGGTGCGCGGCTGGTTCGAGGCGCTCGCGGAGCTGGAGGCCCTGTCGTGCTTGGCCGGGCTCGCGCATGACCGGCCCGGCTTCATCTGGCCCGCGCTCGAGGAGGCGGGGCCCAAGGTGGAAACACTGGGCGTGGGCCACCCCCTGCTGGACGAGCCGGTGCCCAACGACGTGTCGCTGCCGGGCCCGGGCTGCGCGCTGATCCTCACGGGCTCCAACATGTCGGGGAAGACCACCCTGCTCAGGGCCCTCGGGCTCAACGCGGTGCTCGCCCTGGCGGGTGCCCCGGTGTGCGCGCGCGCCTTCACCCTGTCTCCCCTCCAGGTCCTCACCAGCATGCGCGTGAAGGACTCCCTGGAGCGGGGCGTGTCGTACTTCTACGCGGAGGTCCAGCGCATCAAGGCCGTGCTGGACGCGGCGGCCGCCGCCCAGGGCCAGGCCCTCTTCCTCCTGGATGAAATCCTGCTCGGGACGAACACCCGCGAGCGGCAGATCGCCTCGCGCGAGGTGCTCCGCCTGCTGCTGGCCACGGGCGCGAGCGGGGGCGTGACGACCCATGACTTGTCGCTCGCCAGCCTGGCCGACGAGCACGCGGGCCGGGTGATGAACATGCACTTCCGCGATCACCTGGAGGAGGGGAAGATGGTGTTCGACTACCGGCTGCGGCCGGGGGTGGTGGACACCACCAACGCCCTGCGCGTGCTCAAGATGGCGGGCGTCCCCGTGGAGGATCCAACGCCTGATGCGGTGCGCCACGAGTGA
- a CDS encoding FUSC family protein: protein MIRRLVEHAREVVRFAPVKPAVMAGIRAAIASVLPLALAHVLHLPGGLWMCLGGFNASFADKGGSYRARATSMGAGLIAGALAVGLGVVAGAHPVLSIAVALLWVTACSFGGAYGAAANVVGNTAASAFVVSLGLPHQELSEALQRGGFLALGALWAMFLSLVLWPIRPYGPSRLAVAQCFRAVEEYAGEVNRLFLSGAEGEAWQAVIQRHHASIRETLEVAGSTLAATRRGRGESERGEQLLVLLQIAEVMFGTVIALGDVLESLCREARDEPAWTHVERTLATFRQELLRLARGVETEGRVRELPSVEWARAPGEAARSLEEGERAALGYAFRLLAQLRDFVEAAAKTETRLAGERTAPQGPPPTWKQRVLGPLRDNLSLDSMVLRHALRVGLTTTVAVGTALAFIPSHGYWVTITVLTIMQPYTGATFLKGLQRVTGTVVGGLLAAAIASSLHSPYVILPFVFVTVAISIAIIPLNYGLYTVFLTLTFVLLAEWETGDMTLPQVRVLNTLMGGALALAGTWLLWERSERELLPEQLAAALRANREHFLLVLSDRLGSAPRRPDELFSEARRKIGLATLNAEASFQRLLSEPRRRTEPIEPLMTLLAYLRRFAASVVSVSVSPRDEVSQRIRAQVERFVDSAALALEDLAEAVHRGRVPSPPPDLLGWLRWNGQTEAELEPLLRLQLERVARRILVLHGAVSRRAAQTPLERPSAPAAHPGA from the coding sequence ATGATTCGGCGTCTGGTGGAGCATGCGAGGGAGGTGGTCCGCTTCGCCCCGGTGAAACCGGCGGTGATGGCTGGGATCCGGGCGGCGATCGCGAGCGTTCTTCCCCTGGCTCTGGCCCATGTCCTTCATCTTCCCGGAGGTCTGTGGATGTGTCTGGGGGGCTTCAACGCCTCCTTCGCGGACAAGGGGGGCTCGTACCGGGCCCGCGCCACGAGCATGGGCGCGGGGCTGATCGCCGGAGCGCTGGCTGTCGGCCTGGGCGTGGTGGCGGGGGCGCATCCGGTGCTCTCCATCGCCGTGGCCCTGCTCTGGGTGACGGCCTGCTCCTTCGGAGGGGCGTACGGGGCCGCGGCGAACGTGGTGGGCAACACCGCGGCGAGCGCCTTCGTCGTCTCCCTGGGCCTGCCGCACCAGGAGCTGTCCGAGGCCCTGCAGCGTGGCGGCTTCCTGGCGCTCGGGGCGCTCTGGGCGATGTTCCTCTCGCTCGTGCTCTGGCCCATCCGTCCGTACGGGCCGTCGCGGCTCGCCGTGGCTCAGTGCTTCCGGGCGGTGGAGGAGTACGCGGGCGAGGTGAACCGGCTCTTCCTCTCGGGGGCGGAGGGGGAGGCCTGGCAGGCGGTCATCCAGCGTCATCACGCGAGCATCCGCGAGACGCTGGAGGTGGCGGGCAGCACGCTCGCGGCCACGCGCCGGGGCCGGGGTGAGAGCGAGCGGGGCGAGCAGTTGCTGGTGCTGTTGCAGATCGCGGAGGTGATGTTCGGGACGGTGATCGCCCTGGGCGACGTGCTGGAGAGCCTGTGCCGGGAGGCGCGGGACGAGCCCGCGTGGACGCACGTGGAGCGCACGCTCGCCACCTTCCGCCAGGAACTCCTGCGGCTCGCGCGGGGCGTGGAGACCGAGGGCCGGGTCCGGGAGTTGCCCTCCGTGGAGTGGGCGCGCGCACCCGGAGAGGCGGCGCGGTCGCTGGAGGAAGGGGAGCGGGCGGCGCTCGGGTATGCGTTCCGGTTGCTCGCCCAGTTGCGGGACTTCGTGGAGGCCGCGGCGAAGACGGAGACGCGTCTGGCGGGCGAGCGGACGGCGCCCCAGGGCCCGCCTCCGACGTGGAAGCAGCGGGTGCTCGGGCCCCTGCGGGACAACCTCTCGTTGGACTCCATGGTGTTGCGGCACGCGCTGCGCGTGGGCCTGACGACGACGGTCGCGGTGGGGACCGCACTCGCGTTCATCCCGAGCCACGGCTACTGGGTGACCATCACCGTGCTCACCATCATGCAGCCGTACACCGGCGCGACCTTCCTCAAGGGGCTCCAGCGGGTGACGGGCACGGTGGTGGGCGGCCTGCTCGCCGCGGCGATCGCCTCGAGCCTCCATTCCCCGTACGTGATCCTCCCGTTCGTGTTCGTCACCGTGGCGATCAGCATCGCGATCATCCCGCTCAATTACGGGCTCTACACCGTCTTCCTCACGCTCACCTTCGTGCTGCTGGCGGAGTGGGAGACGGGAGATATGACGCTGCCCCAGGTGCGGGTGCTCAACACGCTGATGGGTGGCGCGCTCGCGTTGGCGGGGACGTGGTTGTTGTGGGAGCGCTCGGAGCGGGAGCTCCTGCCCGAACAGCTCGCCGCGGCCCTGCGCGCCAACCGGGAGCATTTCCTCCTGGTGCTCTCGGATCGGCTGGGTTCCGCGCCCCGGCGTCCTGACGAGCTCTTCTCCGAGGCCCGGCGCAAGATTGGCCTGGCGACGCTCAATGCCGAGGCGTCCTTCCAGCGGCTGTTGTCCGAGCCCCGGCGGCGCACGGAGCCCATCGAGCCGTTGATGACGCTGCTGGCCTACCTGCGGCGGTTCGCCGCCTCGGTGGTTTCCGTGTCCGTCTCCCCGCGGGACGAGGTCTCCCAGCGGATCCGCGCCCAGGTGGAGCGCTTCGTGGACTCGGCGGCGCTGGCGCTGGAGGATCTGGCGGAAGCGGTGCACCGGGGCCGCGTGCCCTCGCCCCCGCCGGACCTCCTCGGGTGGCTGCGGTGGAATGGCCAGACGGAGGCGGAACTCGAGCCGCTGCTCCGGCTCCAGTTGGAGCGGGTGGCGCGGCGGATCCTCGTGCTGCATGGCGCCGTCTCCCGCCGCGCCGCCCAGACGCCGCTGGAGCGGCCCTCGGCGCCCGCGGCCCACCCGGGGGCGTGA